The stretch of DNA CGTTTCTATTTAAAGCCGATTCAGACGGTTTTCCAGTTTCATCATGTTCAACACCTGTTACATGGTGAATACCATTTTTCATACCAGGAATTACACGTGGAGAAACTCCATCTGCTGTCACTTCATAACGTTTGAAATATGCTTTATTTTCACTCTCAGGAATTGCATCAGTAACAAGCTTTCCACGTCTGATTTCTACTTTATCCATACTTAAAGGTTCAACTGTCTGCTTACCTAAAGAGAGTTGAAGATCTGTAAGAACAATTACAGGACATTGATATTCTTCAGCAAGGTTAAATGCCTCAGTTGTATCATAAAAAGCCTCTTCTACAGTACTTGGAGCCATAACGATCTTAGGGATTTCTCCATGTGTTCCATAAATCATCGCCATTAAATCTGACTGTTCTTGCTTTGTTGGTAATCCTGTAGATGGACCACCACGCTGTGTATCAACAACAACAAGCGGAGTTTCAGTTATACCTGAAAGACCAATTGCTTCCATTTTCAATGATAAACCTGGGCCAGCAGATGCCGTAATTGTACGAACACCAGCATAGTTTGCACCGATTGCCATTGTACAAGCAGCAATTTCATCTTCTGTTTGAATAACTGTACCTCCAAGAGCTGGAAGCTTTTTAATTAAATATTCCATTATTTCAGAAGCTGGTGTGATAGGGTAAGCAGCCATAAAACGGCAGCCAGCAGCAACTGCACCTAATGCAATCGCGTCATTTCCAATCATGAACATACGCTTCTTGCCATCAGCTTTTTCAAGTTCCATTATTTCAACACCATCTACAAGCTGTTTTTTCATATAATCAAAGCCAGCTCTAATGGCATCCATGTTTTTCGCAACGACTTGAGCACCTTTTTTACCAAAAATCTCTTGAACTACTTCTTCAAAAACATTAATATCAAGATTCAATACAGCAGATGTAGCACCGATGGCTACCATGTTTTTCATTAGAGAAGTTCCTAATTCAGTAGCAATTTCTGTAAATGGAACCGCATACAATGATGCTTGTGTATCTTCTGGTTTCTTAGGTGTGAATTTTGCATCTGCAAGGATTACACCTTTGCTGTGTAACTCTTTGTAGTTTAAATCGATCGTTTCTTGGTCAAAAGCGACAAGAACATCAAGATCATCAGAGATTGAACGAACTTCTGTCGTACTTACTCTGATTTTGTTATTTGTATGACCGCCTTTAATACGAGATGAAAAGTGACGATAACCATACAAGTAATAACCGAGGCGATTCAATGCAATAGCAAATATTTCCCCTGTACTTTCAATACCTTCCCCTTGTTGTCCGCCAACTTTCCACGAAAGTTGATTGATCATGACTTACACCCCTTTGGATATGTAAAAAATATATTTTATAAATCACTAATAGTGTAGCACAATTCCGAGTTATTCACTATAATT from Neobacillus sp. CF12 encodes:
- a CDS encoding 2-oxoacid:acceptor oxidoreductase subunit alpha, with protein sequence MINQLSWKVGGQQGEGIESTGEIFAIALNRLGYYLYGYRHFSSRIKGGHTNNKIRVSTTEVRSISDDLDVLVAFDQETIDLNYKELHSKGVILADAKFTPKKPEDTQASLYAVPFTEIATELGTSLMKNMVAIGATSAVLNLDINVFEEVVQEIFGKKGAQVVAKNMDAIRAGFDYMKKQLVDGVEIMELEKADGKKRMFMIGNDAIALGAVAAGCRFMAAYPITPASEIMEYLIKKLPALGGTVIQTEDEIAACTMAIGANYAGVRTITASAGPGLSLKMEAIGLSGITETPLVVVDTQRGGPSTGLPTKQEQSDLMAMIYGTHGEIPKIVMAPSTVEEAFYDTTEAFNLAEEYQCPVIVLTDLQLSLGKQTVEPLSMDKVEIRRGKLVTDAIPESENKAYFKRYEVTADGVSPRVIPGMKNGIHHVTGVEHDETGKPSESALNRNAQMDKRFRKIENIRFNTPVYKNTKHEDADVLLVGFNSTRGVIEEAMVRLEKEGMKVNHAHIRLIHPFPTDEVLPLVRSAKKVVVVENNATGQLANIIKMNVGHAEKIIKHLKYDGNPFLPHEVYTKCKELF